The genomic region GCCGCCATCGTGCACCGCACCGCCCGCCCCTGGCACGCCGCCCGGCCCAGCTGATCCTCAGCCCGGGACAGGTCGTCCACGCCGGTGGCCGGCCGCCGGTGCGAGCTGCCGCTGGCGGTTCTGCCCGGCGAGCACGGCGTGCGCGGGGCGAGATGCTGACCGCCGTACGGCGGGCGCCGGACCGAGGCGGCGTACCTCGTCGGGACGCCGGTCCCAGCGGGCTGTGGCGGCGACCGCTCGTCGCGATCGCCGCCGTCGCCTGACCCCGCCGACGCAGGGCCCGGCTCAGCGCAGTACGCCGGGTGGAGGCTTGCGGGGGTCCCACTCGAGCAGGTCGACCTCGGTGGCCGGGGTCTCCGCGGCGGCGCCCAGGAGCAGGGTCTTCACCTCACCAGGCCGGAAGACCGCCTCCACCGTCCGGCCGAGGAACGGCAACGTGACCGTCACCTCGGCCTCGCGTCCACTCGTCTCGTAGCCGCGCAGCACCACCGCGCCGTTGTCGTCCTCGTCCTTCTTCAGCACCGACAGCACGACCTGGTCGGCGCCCGGCCCGTCGACGGTGACGAACGACTGCTGCTCGGGCAGTGGCCCGCGGTGGAAGCACTCGATCAGCGGCGTGACCGGCTGGTTCAGGACGGCCGCGTTGCGGACCACCCCGGCCGTACGCCAGTCGCCCGCGTGCGGCTGCAGCCGGCACCGGAACTTCTGGATCCCCTGGTCGAGGTACTCGTACACCCCGTCGGCGTCGAGCTGCCGCGGGTCGTGCCACGCGTACACCGGCGAGCGCACGCACGTCATCGCGAGCACTGGCCGACCAGCCTCCGACCCGTCGACGGCGAACGAGTACTTGCCGTCGTTGAGCAGTGCGACGCCTCCGTTCGACCCGGAGACGTCCACCCAGGCGTGCGACGGCACTTCCTCGCGGTTCTGCTCGCGGACCAGATGCCCGTACGGCACCTCGTGCGTCGCCTCGGCCTGCTCGATCGCGAAGGGGAAGCACAGCTTCAGCGTCTTCAGCTGCTCGCGCCAGTCGATCGTGACCCGCACGTCGACCGCGTCGGCGCCCGCGTCCAGCACGTACTCCTCGACCAGCGTGGACTGCCCGTACGCCGACTCGACCCGCACGACCTGGCGGACCGGGCCGTCCGCGAGCCGCCGGACCCGGGTCACCTCGAACGCGCCCGACGTGTTCCACAGCGACCGGACGCCGTGGCTCCAGGTGTCGGTGTCGTCGTCGATCACCTGCGCGTGCGCGACCTGCTTCTTCCTGGCCGGCAGCAGATTCGGCCCGTCGGCGGTCGCCAGCGTCTTCAGCCAGCCCGTGCGCGGGTCGACCTCGGCACGGACGATGCCGTTGTCCAGCACGAAGCCGTCCTGCGCCGGCGCGCCCAGGTGGTACGTCGAGTCGCCCGGGCGCAGCGTGTAGAGCTGGTAGCCCAGCGGCGGCAGGTCGGCGACGAACGCGACCCGGCGCCGCCCGTTCGCGGTCGCGGCGGAGCGGATCTCCTGCATCTGCAGCTGCCGGCCCGCCAGCCCTTCGGTCACTGCGATGTCCCCGCGCAACGGCGCCGGGTAGCCCAGCTCCAGCTCGACC from Kribbella flavida DSM 17836 harbors:
- a CDS encoding alpha-mannosidase encodes the protein MTRGPLHMIGNAHIDAVWLWQWQEGYQEVRATFRSALDRMDEYPDYVFTADSVAYFSWIAEHDPGLFDRIRKRVAEGRFEIVGGWWVEPDCNIPGGEAFVRHALYSQRWLAEHLGVIATVGCNVDPFGHNATLPQLLSKARLDSYAFLRPQSHERELPGQKFWWESMDGSRVLAYRIPHEYCSPGGEISGHVTKALQQLPVTTEPLMVFYGVGNHGGGPTIENIESIKQLAQRDLFPTMFPSTMRKFFDEARGFDGIPVHATELQPHAVGCYAAHSEVKRQNRLAEQLLLAAEKWTTIAGVLSGTPDATAELGHAWKQVLFNQFHDIAAGTAIEPAYDDARDQLGEAKAIAARLANRSIQSIARQIDVPAEPKMVPVAVFNPHPWPVTTTVELELGYPAPLRGDIAVTEGLAGRQLQMQEIRSAATANGRRRVAFVADLPPLGYQLYTLRPGDSTYHLGAPAQDGFVLDNGIVRAEVDPRTGWLKTLATADGPNLLPARKKQVAHAQVIDDDTDTWSHGVRSLWNTSGAFEVTRVRRLADGPVRQVVRVESAYGQSTLVEEYVLDAGADAVDVRVTIDWREQLKTLKLCFPFAIEQAEATHEVPYGHLVREQNREEVPSHAWVDVSGSNGGVALLNDGKYSFAVDGSEAGRPVLAMTCVRSPVYAWHDPRQLDADGVYEYLDQGIQKFRCRLQPHAGDWRTAGVVRNAAVLNQPVTPLIECFHRGPLPEQQSFVTVDGPGADQVVLSVLKKDEDDNGAVVLRGYETSGREAEVTVTLPFLGRTVEAVFRPGEVKTLLLGAAAETPATEVDLLEWDPRKPPPGVLR